A window of the Radiobacillus deserti genome harbors these coding sequences:
- a CDS encoding HAD family hydrolase, with amino-acid sequence MIKAVFLDLDDTLLWDKKSVQVAFHKTCTLAEERLGIDAKQLESAVRAEAIKLYQSYSFYPFTKKIGINPFEGLWGTFEDQKDEFITMNKIIPQYQQDAWINGLRALGIDNPYFGKELAKTFPKMRKASPFLYEDSLDVLDKLQADYRLLLVTNGSPQLQKTKLTITPELAPYFEHILISGDFGIGKPDPSIFKHALELVSLSPDEVIMVGDNLLTDILGASKSQIKSVWINREENELHTVAPTYQIHSLSELPELLNNINSN; translated from the coding sequence ATGATTAAAGCTGTATTTTTAGATTTAGATGATACTTTGCTATGGGATAAAAAAAGTGTACAAGTAGCCTTTCATAAGACTTGTACACTTGCAGAGGAACGCTTAGGTATAGATGCGAAGCAGCTGGAATCTGCTGTGAGAGCAGAGGCTATAAAATTATATCAATCGTACTCTTTTTATCCTTTTACAAAAAAAATTGGAATTAATCCATTTGAGGGTCTTTGGGGGACATTTGAAGATCAAAAGGATGAGTTTATCACCATGAATAAAATCATCCCGCAATATCAACAGGATGCTTGGATAAACGGATTGCGAGCATTGGGAATTGATAATCCGTATTTCGGTAAAGAGTTAGCCAAAACATTTCCTAAGATGAGGAAAGCTAGTCCATTTCTGTATGAAGATAGCTTAGACGTTTTGGATAAGCTTCAAGCCGACTACCGATTATTGTTAGTAACGAATGGGTCCCCTCAACTACAAAAAACAAAATTAACCATTACACCTGAACTTGCACCTTATTTTGAACATATTCTAATTTCCGGAGATTTCGGGATTGGAAAACCAGATCCAAGCATTTTTAAACATGCATTAGAGCTTGTTTCCCTTTCTCCTGATGAGGTCATCATGGTTGGGGATAATTTGTTAACAGATATTCTAGGAGCCTCCAAATCTCAAATAAAATCTGTCTGGATTAATAGAGAAGAAAACGAGCTGCATACTGTGGCTCCTACTTATCAAATTCATTCACTATCTGAATTACCAG